One Streptococcus sp. VT 162 genomic window, TCCCTTAAATTCCGCAAAAGTCTGTAAGATTTTAGCAGCAACTGCTGGAGAAGGAGCTCCTTTAAGCTCTAACGTGTCATCTGCATATGGAGTAAGACCAGCAAAATCTCCTATCTGGACTGAATAGAGCGATGTTTTAAACAGTTCAATATCGTTTTGGTCATTTCCAAAAGCGATGAAGTTCTCCCCGCATAACTTTTCAACAGTTGTCGCCTTATGAGTATCCAAGGGATTAACATAAAGGCACTTTTCATGCGCATGATAAGACAGATGAGCCTGTCCTAGTCTTTCTAACTGACCAAGCAGATCATCAAGCAACTCCTCGTGGTCACCCATATAAACGACTACCTTAATCGGAGTCCCTAAGTCCTCAAGTTTCTGATGACGAGCCACCTTTAGGGGATCCACACTGGAAATAAATGGAATTTTTTCTACAATCTGACCGCTATAGTCAAAGCAATCATCTGCAAAAAAAGGGAGATTGTAGGTCTGGCAATAATCTACTAGCGCCTGATAAACACTAGCATCGAGATTCCTTTCAAAGATAGCCTTCCCCAAATGATAGGCCACACCACCATTCAACCCTATGACCAAGTGCTGACTGAGTTCAGGGCCTAATAAACCCAAGCAATCCCGATAAGAGCGAGCTGAGGCAAACACAAGCTCATGTCCATAATCTTCAGCCTTTAAAAGAACCTGCTTAATCTCCTCATCAATGGTCATAT contains:
- a CDS encoding HAD family hydrolase, which translates into the protein MKFVFDLDGTLSFDYMTIDEEIKQVLLKAEDYGHELVFASARSYRDCLGLLGPELSQHLVIGLNGGVAYHLGKAIFERNLDASVYQALVDYCQTYNLPFFADDCFDYSGQIVEKIPFISSVDPLKVARHQKLEDLGTPIKVVVYMGDHEELLDDLLGQLERLGQAHLSYHAHEKCLYVNPLDTHKATTVEKLCGENFIAFGNDQNDIELFKTSLYSVQIGDFAGLTPYADDTLELKGAPSPAVAAKILQTFAEFKGK